From Oryza sativa Japonica Group chromosome 4, ASM3414082v1, one genomic window encodes:
- the LOC4337168 gene encoding uncharacterized protein encodes MDLNMTNLWFHGKEHIAASPFPQVATSMNFTCLGSSKTIETSKKMFQQSDQSLSIPDDGCRLVLGLGPTPNLHYADNESSGGNRDKESANLFSQHFAIADHGLMLGISRGGTRNFQATTMIEKYSHQNRNGIVFPLTDEGSTSAKRKPGGYVLPLLFAPRSDDICPNGTPPVTDIQHVETVDDCDDDHITSLNQQKVQISPEPSATTDCSFAATSDMIFSSTSTEQRSHQRHPKKCRFNGCSKGARGATGLCISHGGGQRCQKPGCNKGAESRTAYCKSHGGGKRCQELGCTKSAEGKTEFCIAHGGGRRCGTPGCTKAARGRSGFCIKHGGGKRCRVEGCSRSAEGQFGLCISHGGGRRCQYPNCSKGAQGGTMFCKSHGGGKRCIFEGCTKGAEGNTLLCKGHGGGKRCLFEGGGVCPKSVHGGTSFCVAHGGGKRCSVPGCTKSARGRTDCCVRHGGGKRCKVDGCDKSAQGSTDFCKAHGGGKRCAWSTGCERFARGRSGLCAAHGTLMASKQVPESEHSRGMIRNSLFSKMVSASSMTAGASMDHAISSSLPGASSDRGESLEEMRNGKLLIPHQVLVPGSMRPSSSHGKGQEDGGSQEQQCFGFVVPEGRVHGGGLMSMLGAGGNLDDPKD; translated from the coding sequence ATGGACCTTAATATGACAAATCTTTGGTTTCATGGGAAGGAACATATAGCTGCTTCGCCATTCCCACAAGTTGCAACATCAATGAACTTCACTTGCCTTGGCAGCTCAAAAACAATCGAGACttctaaaaaaatgtttcagcaGAGCGATCAAAGCTTGTCTATTCCTGATGATGGATGCAGGCTTGTCCTTGGACTTGGACCAACACCTAATCTACATTATGCTGATAATGAGTCATCCGGTGGCAACAGGGATAAAGAATCTGCAAATTTGTTCAGCCAACATTTTGCCATAGCCGATCATGGTCTGATGTTGGGCATTTCGAGAGGTGGCACAAGAAATTTTCAAGCCACAACAATGATCGAGAAGTATTCACATCAAAATAGAAATGGTATCGTCTTCCCACTTACTGATGAAGGATCAACTTCAGctaaaaggaaaccaggtggttATGTGCTGCCACTTCTGTTTGCTCCAAGATCAGATGATATCTGTCCCAATGGAACACCACCAGTGACCGATATTCAACATGTTGAAACTGTAGATGATTGTGACGATGATCACATTACGTCTCTTAATCAGCAGAAGGTTCAGATTAGCCCCGAGCCTTCAGCAACAACTGATTGTTCTTTTGCTGCAACTTCAGATATGATATTCTCCTCAACTAGCACGGAGCAGAGAAGTCACCAACGACATCCTAAGAAGTGTAGGTTCAATGGGTGTTCAAAAGGAGCAAGAGGGGCAACAGGGCTCTGCATTTCCCATGGTGGTGGTCAGCGGTGTCAAAAGCCTGGTTGCAACAAAGGTGCCGAGAGCCGAACAGCTTACTGCAAATCTCATGGTGGAGGGAAACGGTGTCAGGAGCTAGGCTGCACCAAAAGTGCTGAAGGGAAGACTGAGTTCTGCATTGCTCATGGTGGTGGGCGTCGATGCGGAACTCCGGGGTGTACGAAGGCAGCAAGGGGAAGATCAGGATTTTGCATAAAACATGGTGGAGGGAAGAGATGCAGGGTAGAGGGATGCAGCAGGAGTGCCGAAGGACAGTTTGGGTTGTGCATCTCACATGGAGGTGGTCGCCGGTGTCAGTACCCGAACTGCAGTAAGGGAGCACAAGGAGGCACCATGTTTTGCAAGTCCCATGGTGGAGGCAAACGGTGTATATTTGAAGGCTGTACTAAAGGTGCCGAGGGCAACACGCTGCTATGTAAAGGGCACGGTGGTGGTAAGAGGTGCCTCTTTGAGGGAGGTGGTGTCTGTCCTAAAAGTGTTCATGGTGGAACTAGCTTCTGCGTCGCTCATGGAGGCGGCAAACGCTGTTCTGTACCAGGATGTACCAAGAGCGCCCGTGGTCGCACTGATTGCTGCGTGAGGCATGGTGGTGGCAAGCGTTGCAAGGTTGACGGTTGCGACAAGAGTGCTCAGGGGAGCACGGACTTCTGCAAGGCGCATGGAGGCGGCAAACGATGCGCTTGGAGCACCGGCTGTGAGAGGTTTGCAAGGGGAAGGAGTGGGTTATGTGCTGCACATGGAACCCTGATGGCTTCAAAGCAAGTGCCTGAATCTGAGCACAGCAGAGGCATGATCAGGAACAGCCTCTTCAGCAAGATGGTCTCTGCATCCTCGATGACGGCTGGTGCTAGCATGGATCATGccatctcttcttctctccctggTGCCTCGTCGGATCGCGGTGAGTCCTTGGAAGAGATGCGGAACGGCAAGCTCCTGATACCGCATCAGGTCCTGGTTCCTGGTTCAATGAGGCCATCTTCTTCGCATGGCAAAGGTCAAGAGGACGGAGGGAGCCAGGAGCAGCAGTGCTTCGGGTTCGTCGTGCCGGAGGGGAGGGTTCATGGTGGGGGCCTGATGTCCATGCTTGGAGCTGGAGGCAATCTTGACGATCCGAAGGACTGA
- the LOC4337167 gene encoding uncharacterized protein isoform X2 → MGEEVHLGLPGPWAEDYREKADHYTTKIGGVPDWPTEDMGIKPHLLQCGLCGTKLCLVAQVHAPVAKFNIENRTIYVLVCPKPKCGTNPQSWKVLRVQKCHTSAQTDGKVDETDQINGNVCSSEPSSSSLLNKSHEKVDDPSLPVLPCFYIYYGKEQFRDKGSVGSNSSKSVLAKEIADVANDEEEKWEGENYEYDRAIGADRTFLKFKKRLDAYPQQCFRYSYGGKPLLAATNLQDSGTCQLCGSPRQYELQLMSPLSYFLHEAGDGSSDYAPDGWTWLTLIIYTCSKSCCPSSCVGKPGSCCWGVAEEEIMIQED, encoded by the exons ATGGGGGAGGAGGTGCATCTGGGCTTGCCGGGGCCCTGGGCGGAGGACTACCGGGAGAAGGCCGATCACTACACCACCAAGATCGGTGGAGTCCCC GACTGGCCAACCGAGGATATGGGCATTAAACCTCACTTGCTCCAATGCGGTTTATGTGGAACCAAGTTGTGCCTTGTTGCTCAG GTTCATGCTCCTGTGGCAAAGTTCAACATTGAGAACAGGACTATCTATGTGCTTGTTTGTCCGAAGCCAAAATGTGGGACGAACCCGCAAAG TTGGAAGGTCCTAAGAGTCCAAAAGTGCCACACCAGTGCACAAACAGATGGCAAGGTTGACGAAACAGATCAAATAAACGGAAATGTTTGCTCAAGTGAGCCTTCTTCTTCAAGTTTACTGAACAAGAGCCATGAG AAAGTGGATGATCCAAGCTTACCAG TTCTTCCTTGCTTCTACATCTATTATGGTAAGGAGCAATTTAGAGACAAAGGCAGTGTAGGTTCAAATAGCAGCAAGTCAGTTTTAGCGAAAGAAATTGCAGATGTAGCAAATGACGAAGAAGAGAAATGGGAAGGAGAAAACTATGAATATGACAGAGCTATTGGTGCTGACAGAACGTTCTTAAAATTCAAGAAACGGTTGGATGCATATCCGCAGCAATGCTTTAG GTATTCTTATGGTGGTAAGCCACTGTTGGCTGCAACAAACCTTCAAGATTCTGGCACATGCCAGCTTTGTGGTTCACCACGCCAATATGAGCTACAATTGATGTCTCCATTGTCATATTTCCTCCATGAAGCTGGTGATGGTTCCTCAGATTATGCACCTGATGGCTGGACCTGGCTGACTCTTATCATATACACCTGCTCAAAG AGCTGCTGCCCATCCTCCTGTGTTGGAAAGCCAGGCAGCTGCTGCTGGGGAGTAGCAGAGGAGGAGATAATGATTCAGGAGGATTAA
- the LOC4337167 gene encoding uncharacterized protein isoform X1, which translates to MGEEVHLGLPGPWAEDYREKADHYTTKIGGVPDWPTEDMGIKPHLLQCGLCGTKLCLVAQVHAPVAKFNIENRTIYVLVCPKPKCGTNPQSWKVLRVQKCHTSAQTDGKVDETDQINGNVCSSEPSSSSLLNKSHEVSDDDFDLDALANALEEAATLASNSKKQNKPKRSNAPIKCPVGKQKVDDPSLPVLPCFYIYYGKEQFRDKGSVGSNSSKSVLAKEIADVANDEEEKWEGENYEYDRAIGADRTFLKFKKRLDAYPQQCFRYSYGGKPLLAATNLQDSGTCQLCGSPRQYELQLMSPLSYFLHEAGDGSSDYAPDGWTWLTLIIYTCSKSCCPSSCVGKPGSCCWGVAEEEIMIQED; encoded by the exons ATGGGGGAGGAGGTGCATCTGGGCTTGCCGGGGCCCTGGGCGGAGGACTACCGGGAGAAGGCCGATCACTACACCACCAAGATCGGTGGAGTCCCC GACTGGCCAACCGAGGATATGGGCATTAAACCTCACTTGCTCCAATGCGGTTTATGTGGAACCAAGTTGTGCCTTGTTGCTCAG GTTCATGCTCCTGTGGCAAAGTTCAACATTGAGAACAGGACTATCTATGTGCTTGTTTGTCCGAAGCCAAAATGTGGGACGAACCCGCAAAG TTGGAAGGTCCTAAGAGTCCAAAAGTGCCACACCAGTGCACAAACAGATGGCAAGGTTGACGAAACAGATCAAATAAACGGAAATGTTTGCTCAAGTGAGCCTTCTTCTTCAAGTTTACTGAACAAGAGCCATGAGGTCAGTGATGATGATTTCGATCTAGATGCCTTAGCCAATGCACTTGAGGAAGCAGCGACTTTAGCATCTAACTCAAAGAAGCAAAACAAACCAAAGCGTAGTAATGCCCCTATAAAATGCCCTGTAGGAAAGCAGAAAGTGGATGATCCAAGCTTACCAG TTCTTCCTTGCTTCTACATCTATTATGGTAAGGAGCAATTTAGAGACAAAGGCAGTGTAGGTTCAAATAGCAGCAAGTCAGTTTTAGCGAAAGAAATTGCAGATGTAGCAAATGACGAAGAAGAGAAATGGGAAGGAGAAAACTATGAATATGACAGAGCTATTGGTGCTGACAGAACGTTCTTAAAATTCAAGAAACGGTTGGATGCATATCCGCAGCAATGCTTTAG GTATTCTTATGGTGGTAAGCCACTGTTGGCTGCAACAAACCTTCAAGATTCTGGCACATGCCAGCTTTGTGGTTCACCACGCCAATATGAGCTACAATTGATGTCTCCATTGTCATATTTCCTCCATGAAGCTGGTGATGGTTCCTCAGATTATGCACCTGATGGCTGGACCTGGCTGACTCTTATCATATACACCTGCTCAAAG AGCTGCTGCCCATCCTCCTGTGTTGGAAAGCCAGGCAGCTGCTGCTGGGGAGTAGCAGAGGAGGAGATAATGATTCAGGAGGATTAA